In Carya illinoinensis cultivar Pawnee chromosome 9, C.illinoinensisPawnee_v1, whole genome shotgun sequence, the following are encoded in one genomic region:
- the LOC122277060 gene encoding uncharacterized protein LOC122277060: MGMGWMCIGDFNEVLSSGGKSGGRQRPFNQVEAFRATTESCSFFDMGYVGNKFTWTNGRSGQAFIKERIDRALCNVEWSELFPFSKVYNLPTLSSDHCPILVSMEQFELDSTRKARPFKYEASWALKEDFNEVLEKAWSKPRRVDGKLCQVIEGLNQCRVELVRWHKQYAGNYRVELRKLWDQVTELQRDNEGHLTEKIKQVQNCLELVEATVTEEQNGMLMRPYTQQEVKTALF, from the exons ATGGGGATGGGATGGATGTgtattggtgattttaatgaggtaCTTAGCTCAGGGGGCAAGAGTGGGGGTAGACAAAGACCTTTCAACCAGGTGGAAGCCTTCAGAGCAACAACTGAGTCATGCTCTTTTTTTGATATGGGGTATGTTGGTAATAAGTTTACATGGACAAATGGCAGATCAGGACAAGCTTTCATCAAAGAAAGGATTGATAGAGCTTTGTGTAATGTGGAATGGTCTGAACTATTTCCTTTTTCTAAGGTTTACAACCTTCCAACTTTAAGTTCAGATCACTGCCCCATTCTCGTTTCTATGGAACAATTTGAACTTGACTCAACCAGAAAAGCCAGACCATTCAAGTATGAGGCCAGCTGGGCCTTGAAGGAAGATTTCAATGAAGTTCTGGAAAAGGCATGGAGTAAACCGAGAAGGGTTGATGGCAAGCTATGTCAAGTCATAGAAGGACTGAACCAGTGCAGAGTGGAATTGGTAAGGTGGCACAAGCAGTATGCTGGTAATTACAGAGTTGAACTAAGGAAACTTTGGGATCAGGTGACTGAACTACAAAGGGATAATGAAGGCCATCTAACAGAAAAAATCAAGCAAGTGCAAA ATTGTCTGGAACTAGTGGAGGCCACTGTCACAGAAGAACAAAATGGAATGCTGATGAGGCCTTACACTCAGCAGGAGGTAAAAACTGCTCTATTTTAG
- the LOC122277059 gene encoding uncharacterized protein LOC122277059 produces MEEDLARQWEGLCLTEKEKEGLVLPAEVMHSALHYGKYCLLAMIVAEKFINKESFKVTMTKIWKCDSWVQFTEVGSNKFLIEFNLEEDMKKVTAGRPWSFDRWLICLQPLDSSKSIGETTFTKEEFWVQVFNMPFGCMTREIGMQVGNNVGKVLKVHVDQRGIGCGKFLRIRVEMDITKPLLRGMFISVEGKQTWIQLRYERLPSFCFNCGTIKHTTQGCTLSRNEEKQQYGAWLRAAAPRESDLLFKKYGNDMNPEAEPERQSWRKEEEVRDEVQLRQRNSQKVDQKLTREVTDPRLATATPTTKGPEQSRQQNDRLLTSPKNIIKKESLTPPFQERLSTTKIVKEQNQMLLAQTVEMKSKKDGSAPFVAVTSMDLKAQAEALNQLMTEQIKELEQTTKKSSWKRRARDNSFVGLKLSPTKIHAGIPNHKKRPTKLLQGRQTRSIAKRARGEEKVQTETQQLDMVEADLQPHQEL; encoded by the coding sequence ATGGAGGAAGATTTAGCAAGACAATGGGAGGGGCTTTGCCTTACTGAGAAGGAGAAAGAAGGGCTGGTTCTACCAGCAGAAGTAATGCACAGTGCACTGCATTATGGCAAGTACTGCCTATTAGCAATGATAGTGGCGGAGAAGTTTATAAACAAAGAATCGTTCAAAGTCACTATGACTAAGATCTGGAAATGTGATAGCTGGGTCCAGTTTACAGAAGTTGGATCCAACAAATTCCTGATTGAGTTTAACTTGGAGGAAGACATGAAAAAGGTAACTGCAGGAAGACCCTGGTCCTTTGATAGATGGCTGATATGCCTGCAGCCCCTTGACAGCAGCAAGTCAATTGGAGAAACCACCTTCACTAAAGAGGAGTTCTGGGTCCAAGTTTTCAACATGCCTTTTGGGTGTATGACACGAGAGATTGGAATGCAGGTGGGCAACAATGTAGGAAAGGTGCTAAAAGTTCATGTTGACCAACGAGGCATTGGATGTGGGAAGTTCTTAAGGATAAGAGTTGAAATGGACATAACAAAGCCTCTCCTCAGGGGGATGTTCATATCAGTGGAAGGGAAGCAAACTTGGATCCAGCTGAGGTATGAGAGACTACCATCCTTTTGTTTTAACTGTGGCACAATCAAGCACACAACACAGGGGTGCACTTTAAGTAGAAATGAAGAAAAGCAGCAGTATGGAGCATGGTTAAGGGCAGCTGCTCCTAGAGAAAGTGACTTGCTGTTCAAAAAGTATGGCAATGACATGAACCCAGAAGCTGAACCAGAGAGGCAGTCATGGAGGAAAGAAGAGGAGGTTAGGGATGAAGTCCAATTGAGGCAGCGCAATAGTCAAAAGGTAGATCAGAAATTGACCAGGGAAGTCACAGACCCACGTTTGGCTACTGCTACACCTACAACCAAAGGACCAGAGCAGAGTAGACAGCAGAATGACAGGCTTCTGACCTCTccaaaaaatatcatcaaaaagGAAAGTCTGACACCACCTTTCCAAGAAAGGCTGTCTACTACCAAAATAGTGAAGGAACAGAACCAAATGTTACTGGCACAGACAGTTGAAATGAAAAGCAAAAAGGATGGCTCAGCACCCTTTGTTGCTGTAACCTCGATGGACCTTAAGGCCCAAGCAGAAGCACTGAACCAGCTTATGACTGAACAAATTAAGGAGTTGGaacaaactacaaaaaaatcCAGCTGGAAAAGAAGAGCTCGGGATAATAGTTTTGTAGGCCTCAAGTTAAGCCCAACAAAGATACATGCAGGCATCCCAAACCACAAGAAAAGGCCCACCAAATTGCTTCAAGGAAGACAAACTAGATCCATAGCCAAGAGAGCAAGAGGAGAGGAGAAGGTACAAACAGAAACACAACAGTTGGATATGGTGGAGGCTGATTTACAGCCCCACCAAGAGTTATGA